In the Sandaracinus amylolyticus genome, CTCGCGATCGGTGCGCGTTCGCAGCGGTGAAGCTCGTCTGACCCCCAAGGAATTCGATCTGCTCGTGCACCTCGCGCAGCACCCCGGGCACGTGCTCGAGCGCGAGGATCTCCTCGTCGAGGTGTGGGGCTACCGGCACGCCGGCTACGCGCGCACCGTGGACTCGCACGTCACGCGGGTGCGCAAGAAGCTCGCGGCCGCGGGCCTCGCGTACGACCCGATCACGACCGTGCACGGCGTCGGTTATCGATTCGAGCCGCGCGAGGACGCGTGAGAGCGCTGAGGCAGCGCGTGTCGCTCAAGATCGGCGTCGCGGTCGCGACGCTGGTCGTGCTCGTGGCGCTCGGTCTCTGGCTCGTCTTCCGCCTGACGCTGCTGGTCTACGGCGAGGAGCTGCGTGCGCGACTGGTGCAGCCGGGGCTCGCGCTCTCGACGGCGATCGTGCGCGCGGGGAGCAGCGACGACGCGTCCCTGCGCCGCGATCTGGGCGACGTCGAGGGGTTCTGCATCGCGCTCTACGATCGCGAGGGCGTGCTCTTCGCGCGCTCGCGCGACGATCAGCCCGACGTGCCCGAGCGTCTCGACGCACACGTGCGCGGGCTCGCAGACGCGACCCCTGGGCACCCGCGATCGATCGGGGCAGGGCGCCTCGACGCGCCGACCGCGATGATCGCGCGCGTCGACGGTGCCGGGCGCGCCGCGTACCTCGGGGTCTTCGAGCACAGCGCGGCCGCGACGTTCACCACGGTGCGGATGCGCTCGCTCAGCATCATGGTCGTGATGCTCGCGTTCTTCGCGCTCGGCGTGAGCGCGATGCTCGCGCACCGCATCCGCCACGGCATCCAGAGCACGCAGCGCGTGGTGCACGCGATCGCCCAGGGCGCGCTCGATCGCCGCCTGCCCGCCGCGGGCGACGACGAGCTCGGCGCGCTGGTGCGCGACTTCAATCGGATGGCCGATCGCGTGGAGGATCTCGTGGCCACGCTGCGCCGCGAAGAGGCGCGGAAGCGTGCGCTCTTCGCCGCGTTCACCCACGAGATCAACACGCCGCT is a window encoding:
- a CDS encoding sensor histidine kinase, with translation MSLKIGVAVATLVVLVALGLWLVFRLTLLVYGEELRARLVQPGLALSTAIVRAGSSDDASLRRDLGDVEGFCIALYDREGVLFARSRDDQPDVPERLDAHVRGLADATPGHPRSIGAGRLDAPTAMIARVDGAGRAAYLGVFEHSAAATFTTVRMRSLSIMVVMLAFFALGVSAMLAHRIRHGIQSTQRVVHAIAQGALDRRLPAAGDDELGALVRDFNRMADRVEDLVATLRREEARKRALFAAFTHEINTPLTSVLGYLESLRMDEVDADPETRRRYVEVAYEQALALDALADDLETLSRLEHDGMSLDRAPHDLLAIARREIDALAPRAKDASVTLRAEGHGVIADVDRRRVGQVIRNLLDNAIRHSRAGGTVRVEVVRDPRGDASVVVRDEGEGIAAEHLARIGEPLFRVDPSRARGTGGRGLGLAIARGIAHAHGGTLELHSTLGAGTSARLSLPREPAPREARLDGGDRDLEPLGSGIDRLDA